gacagagtacatttcactcccttgtccaagtcgctgatgaagacgttaaagagtatcggtttTTATTTGGCCCCTGTGGCTGCCTGTGACACTTGCACTCAGATCTCACAGCTGGGAGGTTAACTTACCCTATTCTCTTCGATACAGCACAcaccttccctctgcccctccccaaaaTCAGCACCCCCCCCAAATTGAGGTGTGCATATTAAGCAGGGATCTTCTTtgccctgctttgattcctgccgTACCATGCAGCGGCTGTTACGCTGTTcctcaggcagctgaaggagtcGATTAACTTAAcgtctcctttttaatggtcttaatgccCCACTAATTGGGCTAACCTTTCGTAGGGTAACTTTGCTGTCTGCTTCGCTCTCCCTCATTTTGTTTCCCGATATTGGAGACTCTTCAgcccttttcaaaatcatagatttGCCCATGGAGGCCAGCCTTCAGGAGCAGCCAGGTTTTCAGCTTCAGTTAAACAGGAAAGAGAGAGCAGGTCAGCTGAAGatgaggctctgtccctgctctgtgcagccataaGTCTTGGAAAACCTTTTCCCCCCACTttgttctgcctttcagaaatcAGGTGTTTATTATATTCaggggtgtgttgtatgtgagagaaCATGGTATTTAATACGTGGCACAGATTTGTCATGTGAAGTTCCAGTTAGCAGGAAAATAGCGCTGATGATCCCAAACAGTTCCCCTGAACAGGAGTAAACCTTggcctgttccccctccccaagtTCATGGACGTCTCGGGGACATCTGGCCTGTTCTGGTCCCATCATGGCACTGACCCCCGGCTCCAGCAGTTGACCGTGTGCTTTAAAGCTATGTAAAGGGGGATTTCAGCAGGCAGTGCATCTCTTCTCTCTGCCAGGTGAACTGTGAGACAGACTTCGTGGCCAGGAACACCAGGTTCCGCCAGCTGGTTCAGCAAGTGGCAGTCGGGATCATGGCCCACCATCAGGATGCTGGGAAACCGCTCACGACATATGTCAAGGTAAGAGCAGGCTTGCACAGACCGAGTGTCTGATCGCTGCATCATGTGACTCGTTTATCCATGACACTCCCACCAGGTGGGAGATGATTGACTAGGGGCATTTGCCTGGGAGGGGCATCATGTGGGTTCCAGCCCCTTTGCTGGAGCAGATGCTGATGCATTTATGTCCCTTCTCCCGGTAGCTGCCTCCTACTCATTGTTTTTTGCCTAGCTTGGGCTGTGGAGACTGGAGTCCCTTCAGCTGCTCAGCGTTGCTGAGATccgtgcagttctgggcatggccagagcagctgGGAGCTTTGCCCTTAAAGTGCAAGCACTGCCAGTGGGGATCTGAGCTGATCCACAGGCTCAGTCCCCTGTGTGGTGGGAGTCTGTCTGGTCACTGGGCTATCTGTCCATCTATCTGTCCTTGTTATAAATTGCTATAGGGAGCAGCCAAGCTGTAGATTCTCAATGGGAGCAGCTAGCCCCTGTCGGAGAGTTCTGCTCCATTGCACTGTCTGTGCCATTGCATGGCCTGGTCTCAAACCACTCCAGTTGCAGCAACAGGCTTCCTAATACCACCACAATCCTTCAGCCTCTGGGAGCTGTCCCAGCAAAGCGCCTCCTTCCCCATCAGGTGGCTCTGTTGGGGACAGATTGCGGGCATCACAGAGGGGCATATTCAGGGGCTGGTGTCTGGCCCTGGCTGTGAGATGGGGCAGGGCCGTAAGGCCAGAGATGTATGTTCTGCTCTGTCTTGATGGGTGTTTTCTCATCCCTACTTCAGCGCTTCCTGAAAGCGGAGGATCTTTCCCAGCTCAAGACCGTGCCTGAAGGCAGGCTTCTGAGTGACCAGGTGGCCCTGGCTATAGGTGAGTGCCTAGTGCCTATGGCTGGCTAGGGGGTGAAAATGGGGCACTTACAATTAGGACTACCACAGACCAGGTGTTATCTGAGGCACCATGGCCCAGGCTATAatatgtaccttgtttttgaaaggcagaatgaagggggaaAAGATATTTcattgtagtaagtaactgagtagcagccaCCAGGGAGCTAAGCCAGCTCCTTGTTCTGCTTCCTGAGTGCAGATTTTACTTCCACTTTTGCCCAAAACTGACCAAAACTCGTACTGTATTTCTCATATATGATTCACACTATTGTTTACAATTTTTTGAGAGGAAATGCATGTTGtgcagaaaatatggtaattagcATGCCCTGGTATTCCTTATGAGCTAGTTAGACCCTTTCCCTGGGGATGCTTTTCCATATTTAGATACCCAGGAAAGATTTGGGTGGCAAGTGGAGGAGCTAGCTGGTATCTGGAAACAGTGCAGGCCTTTTTAGCACGTAGCTTTAGGACCAGGGGAAAGACTGGGCTCTTTCTGGAGCTGGGGGTGcccagagctgtggggctggaggagtagCTTGCTGGGAGCTTTGTCTTTCATGCGGTGCCACCCCTTGGTCTCAGATCtccttctgcctccagcagcagccctgaaattgaggtgaggctgctgggggactgctgtccccaccccctcccccaagttcCTTTCGGAAGCATGCATTTGGAGAGAGCACGGCTGCCCCCAACTTGTCTTGATCACAGCCCAGTGAGACCTGCTTCTGCTTTGGCTCCTTGCAGGGAAGCTGGGCGAGAACATGGTGCTAAGGCGAGCTGCCTGGGTGGCCGTGCCCTCTGGTTGCTACATCGGCTCCTACGTCCACGGGATTCTTCCGACAGATGGTCCCTCCATGATCAAGGTGGCCCTGGGCAAATACGGTGCCTTGGTGATCTGTGAGGCTTTAGCCAATAGCCCGGGCACCAACCTGGTGGATATGGGCCGGAAGCTGGGGCAGCACGTCGTGGGCATGGCACCTCTGTCCTTGGGGACCCTGGACGACGAACCTGGGGGTAACACAGAGACAAAGATGCTGGCTCAGCCCTTCCTGCTGGAGCCTAACCTCAGCCTGGGCCagtacctgcagccccatggcataTCTGTGCTGGACTTTGTGCGTTTTGAATGTGGGGAAGCTGCTGAGCTGCCGGGAGCCCAGGAGTCTCAGGAAGAGGATGCAATGCCTCTCCTCGCCTCACCCCCGGCCCAGGGGGTTTAAAGCTGGTTCAGGGCCTGCTCCCTCATGGGAGGTGTGACCAAGGGACGTTGCAAGGTCCAAGGGGGGTCTCTGCAGAGCCAGTCTGTGGGATTGCACAGCTGCTGGCGACAAAGCAAGCACCAGTAAATAGGTGTTTGGTATAATGCAGGTCGACCTGATTCTGATCCATTTCTctgaggggctggggcttggggataATGATGCTTTATTCCCGCCTCTGTCACCTTTAGCAGCCCTGATCCTCCCCTGCCACATGCTTTTCTCACAAAGACGAGCCCCTTTGTTAGTCTCTTGACTCCCACCAGAGAGAACCCCGAGCAGAAGGGTGTTGTGTTGTGGATGTACAGGGAGAATGTGCCTTGATACATGCTGTGTCCCTTCCCATGGCACTGATGCCTTGGCAGATGCAGGCTATTTCTCTGGTAGGGGCAGTGGAACAGAGTTGTGCCTAGTTGGAACAGAGGCTGCAAACACGTGGCACGTGTATCTgggctgcctctgccctccccacatgACTTACGGTCTCTGCCAAGAGGACCTTAGATTCTGCCTGCAAGATGCAGCATGGCACCATCACCTGCAACATCCAGAACCCCTGTTCTCCTCCCGTGAGACAGGCCATGCTGATCCCATGCTGCCTCTATCAAGAGACAGCTTGTGCATGGGTTtccagccccaggagctggaagCCTAGCAGAGCAGTAGGCACTGGCTCCTGTGTGTGGAAGGGTGCTGCAGTTTGGAGTTCTGTAGCTCCTATCCAGCCTATATGTGGCTTTGTTCTGGGAAgccgcaggcaggcagggaaaaggTCTCCCAGCAAGCCGCACCACCCTCAGGCTTTCACTACTGCAGTTGCAGTTTGGAAGCTGGAGATCAGTGGgtgcttgattttttttggaggaagaaccagcagcatacctacaggctggggaactcccttctcatcagtgcagaggcagataaggatcttggagtcactactgatgccaaaatgaacatgggccgacaatgtggggacacggtcaggaaggcccaaccgcaccttgtcctgcatccacagatgaaccacaagcaggtccaaggaggtgatcctccccttctgtgcgacactggtcaggccacagttggagtactgcatccagttctgggtgccgcacttcaggagggatgtggccagcatggagagggtccagaggagggccacccgcatgatcagggggcagcagggcaggccctatgaggagaggctacgggacctgaacctgttcagtctccacaagagaaggctgaggggggatctagtagctgtttacaaactagtcaggggggaccagcaggcaatgggggagtccctgttcccccgagcactaccaagaatgacaaaaaataatggtcacaagctggcagagggtaaatttagactagatatcaggaagtgctgcttcactgtcagggcggctgggatctggaaccaacctccaagagaagtggtgctggctcctaccttgggggtctttaagaggaggctagatgaataccttgctggggttgtttgaccccagtgctttttcctgccatggcagggggtcggacttgaagatctgctcaggtcccttccaaccctacaaactataaaACTTGTCCCAGGTGCCGGCCCCGTTTGGACTCCGGCCCCAGGGGGTATTTGCTCTGGGTGTTTCTAGCTCAAGGCCGAGGCTCCACAACTTCCATAACAACTTAATACAGCAGTCAGTAGGTTTGCAAGAGTCCAGAGTTGAACCAGCCTGGTCTCCCACCCCCCATTtaccccttcctgtcagctggaCCCTTTTGCTTTCTTCAGGCTgatctgggcaggggga
This sequence is a window from Alligator mississippiensis isolate rAllMis1 chromosome 15, rAllMis1, whole genome shotgun sequence. Protein-coding genes within it:
- the TSFM gene encoding elongation factor Ts, mitochondrial, whose amino-acid sequence is MQRVAMVAFGARPGQLGSWPLARLFHTGLRLLATNKELLLRLRKKTGYSFMNCRKALETFGNDFKQAEVWLHKQAQKEGWSKASKLQGRKAKEGLIGVLLEGNAAVMVEVNCETDFVARNTRFRQLVQQVAVGIMAHHQDAGKPLTTYVKRFLKAEDLSQLKTVPEGRLLSDQVALAIGKLGENMVLRRAAWVAVPSGCYIGSYVHGILPTDGPSMIKVALGKYGALVICEALANSPGTNLVDMGRKLGQHVVGMAPLSLGTLDDEPGGNTETKMLAQPFLLEPNLSLGQYLQPHGISVLDFVRFECGEAAELPGAQESQEEDAMPLLASPPAQGV